A genomic segment from Opitutales bacterium encodes:
- a CDS encoding PUR family DNA/RNA-binding protein → MVITRKNVEYMSDFLKSEKVFADRKVFYLDLKENDRGRVLKITEDVNGRRDTIMLPMSALQEFVDTLDEFLDYEEEEE, encoded by the coding sequence ATGGTCATAACGCGCAAAAACGTAGAATATATGAGTGATTTCCTCAAAAGTGAGAAAGTCTTCGCCGACCGAAAAGTGTTCTATCTCGACCTCAAAGAAAACGACCGAGGCCGTGTTTTAAAGATCACCGAAGATGTCAACGGCCGGCGAGACACAATTATGTTACCCATGAGCGCCTTGCAGGAGTTTGTGGACACCTTGGATGAATTCCTCGATTACGAGGAAGAAGAGGAATAG
- a CDS encoding cyclic peptide export ABC transporter — MAKQQQSLEFFRFLNRESKEFGAQLLWLTAAAGIINGIMVAVLVTAAPMAAPGNLNFPYLLMFGVAFFAFYTSKRHVLNKTNIIVEGIVDQVRIRIADKVRKADLLTFEKMDSGLLQTVVSTHTMVISQASGLIINAASSVLLIIVSSFYILMISKTAFLLTLAVLGGAILIYMSNQKDVVKYLMATAAKEGQFYKAFDDLLKGFKELKLNSRKDNAFFESALRKSSMEAQTYKIKVGDLVNRNMLLSQTTFYVLLAVVIFILPNLEIDLAPTIIALTSVILFIVGPISEMVTTYSFYTRATVSVTEIDKLEQQLETLQPELEDTEIQDSQPLPFEHIECKGISFHYNNGSPGRFQLGPVDFTLEPGKIVFIVGGNGSGKSTFIKLFTGLYPPSEGSININGRVLGKRLYRRYRNLFSPVFSDFHLFDQIYGIDDLDEDRIDQLIHKMELQDRTKVTGRAISNTQLSTGQRKRLALVLTMVEDKPIFIFDEWAADQDPTFRRYFYKEILPQLKAEGKTILAATHDDKYFDVADEVYKFEEGKMHRIQNGENPF, encoded by the coding sequence ATGGCAAAACAGCAGCAGTCTCTGGAATTTTTCCGTTTCCTAAATCGCGAGTCTAAGGAATTCGGTGCTCAGCTTCTTTGGCTCACCGCAGCTGCGGGCATAATCAACGGCATCATGGTGGCCGTGCTCGTGACGGCAGCACCGATGGCGGCCCCCGGAAATCTAAATTTTCCCTACCTGTTGATGTTTGGCGTCGCCTTCTTTGCCTTTTACACAAGCAAACGCCACGTCCTCAATAAAACGAACATCATCGTCGAAGGCATCGTCGATCAGGTGCGTATCCGCATCGCCGACAAGGTGCGCAAAGCCGACCTGCTCACGTTTGAGAAAATGGACTCCGGTCTCCTCCAAACCGTCGTCTCCACCCACACCATGGTGATCTCTCAGGCCTCCGGTTTGATTATCAACGCTGCTTCTTCGGTCCTGCTGATCATCGTTTCTTCTTTCTATATCCTGATGATTTCCAAGACAGCCTTTCTCCTGACTCTCGCTGTCCTTGGCGGGGCGATTCTCATCTACATGTCGAATCAGAAGGACGTGGTAAAATACCTCATGGCCACGGCTGCGAAAGAAGGCCAGTTTTACAAGGCCTTCGACGACCTCCTCAAAGGCTTCAAAGAGCTCAAACTCAACAGCCGCAAGGACAACGCATTCTTCGAAAGCGCTCTGAGGAAATCTTCGATGGAAGCCCAGACTTATAAGATCAAGGTCGGGGATTTGGTAAACCGCAACATGTTGTTATCACAGACCACTTTCTACGTGCTGCTCGCTGTTGTGATCTTCATTTTGCCCAATCTCGAGATTGACCTAGCCCCTACCATTATCGCTCTTACATCAGTTATTCTTTTCATCGTCGGTCCCATCAGTGAAATGGTTACCACTTACTCATTTTACACGCGGGCCACTGTCTCCGTCACCGAAATTGACAAGCTTGAACAACAGCTCGAAACCCTGCAGCCCGAGCTGGAAGATACGGAGATTCAAGATTCACAGCCTCTCCCCTTTGAGCATATCGAATGCAAAGGCATCTCTTTTCACTACAACAATGGTAGCCCAGGACGGTTTCAGCTCGGTCCTGTCGACTTCACATTAGAACCCGGTAAGATCGTCTTCATCGTCGGAGGTAATGGCAGTGGAAAATCCACGTTCATTAAACTCTTCACAGGCCTCTACCCACCGAGCGAAGGCAGCATTAACATCAACGGCCGTGTTTTGGGCAAACGCCTCTATCGCCGTTATCGTAACCTGTTCTCACCCGTTTTTTCGGACTTTCATCTCTTTGATCAGATCTACGGCATCGACGACCTTGACGAAGACCGAATCGATCAACTCATCCATAAGATGGAGCTACAGGATCGCACAAAAGTGACGGGCAGAGCCATTTCCAATACTCAGCTCTCTACCGGCCAGCGCAAACGCCTTGCCCTGGTGCTAACAATGGTCGAAGACAAACCTATCTTCATCTTCGACGAATGGGCCGCCGATCAAGATCCCACTTTCCGGCGTTATTTCTATAAAGAAATCCTCCCCCAGCTTAAAGCTGAAGGAAAAACAATCTTAGCAGCGACGCACGATGATAAGTATTTCGATGTCGCCGACGAGGTCTACAAATTCGAGGAAGGGAAGATGCACCGTATCCAAAATGGCGAAAATCCCTTCTAA